The following nucleotide sequence is from Salinispirillum sp. LH 10-3-1.
GTAAGTCGCCCAGAATCGGAGTCTTGAGCTCTTCTTCCACTTCTTCAACGCGATATACACCGCCGAGCACCAAGGTTTCGCCATTATCGACCAGTACTTGGGTTTCCAGGGTATTGGTGTTAATGGACACACCCCCAGGTGTTAGGTTACCGGGTGAATCCTGGGTAACCAACAGCTGCAACATGATACGGCCGTCAGGTGTGATTTGTGGTGTCGCCTCCATTGACAGCACGGCTTGGCGGAACTGAATACCGTCTTCGGTCAAATAAGGAATTTCTGTACCGGAGGCTACCCGAGCGCGCTCGCCATCGGCTGTGATCAGCTTCGGCTGTGACACGATGTTGGCACGACCGCGGCTTTCCAGTGCCGAGAGCTCCAAATCCAATACGTAATCCAACGCTGCAAAACCGACGGTGAACGACGTCGCGTTCGGGCTGCTCGCTGGCATATTAACCACCGGGTTAAAGCCGGTATTCAAGGGTACAGACACATCCTGATACGCTGGCAATGGGCCACCACTGTAGAAATCAGCCCACTGCGCACCAGCATTTTGTAGGCCCTGTGTACCTTCAATACCACCGGTCATGTAGCCGAAATTACGACCACCGCGTGCCAAGGCTCCGCCGCCCCAGCGAATACCCATTTCATTACTCAAGGAAGAGCGAGCGACGACGATGCGGCTTTCGAGCATCACCTGGCGCACCGGCACATCAATAAAGTCAATGGCTTGACGGATACGCTCTAGGTTCGCGGCGGTTTCTTTAATCAGCAAGCTGTTGGTTCGTGTGTCGATGCTCGCGGCACCACGTGATGACAACAGGTTTTCGTCATTGGTAATAAATGCCAAGACGTTCGTGGCTGTCGCATAGTTAATCTGCACGAACTCAGTTTGTAGCGGTGCCAAGTCTTCCAGTGCCCGCTCATTGGTCAAGCGCTGTTGCTCTTGGTCGGCAATCTCTTGTGCTGGTGCAACCAACAAGATATTGCCTTGAATTCTCTTATCCAGACTGCGCGATCGCAGAATCAGATCGAGCGCCTGATCCCAAGGCACGTTCTCCAAGCGAATGGTGATATTACCGGTGACGGTATCCGTAGCCACTAAGCTCAAACCGGCAGTATCAGCAATCAACTGCAAGATACGACGAATTTCAATGTCTTGGAAATTGAATGAAATGCGCTCACCGCTGAACGGCGTATCGCCTACACCAGGTGCAGTTGTCACCGCCGGCTTAACTTCTTTCACATTAATGGACAGCGTATTGGAGGTCTGAAAAGCCGCATATTCGAATAAACCATTCGGTTCAATCTCGATACGCGCACCATTCCCCATGCGGCGTGCGGTGATGTAGCTAACCGAGGTCGCGAAATCGAGAACATCGATACGACGTGCTAACGCCAGCGGTAGCTCGTAATCCGGAATGTCGACAATGATGCGATCACCCACTGAACGGATATCAACATCAGCGCGGTTATCCGACATCTGAATGCGAATCTGTGCTTCACCATCGGGATTACGTCTAAAATCGAGATCGGTCACGCTGCCCGCGCGTGGCGCGATCGCTCCTGTTTGCGACAGACTCGAGCGTCCAACGGTAATAACCAGCTGGTTGTTGACCACTTCAATATCGTGTGGCACCAACGACGTCAGATTCAGCACAAGGCGAGTGCGATCACCAGCGGTCAGTACGGTGGCCGCTCGTGTGTTACCACTGGTTACGGTGTAATAACGCTGCGGCAGCGTGCTCACCACGCCAGGCATATCAATTGAGATGCGCGCTGGCTGCCTTATTTCATAGGAAGACGCTTCAGGCGCTGGACCGTTAAATGTCAACGTCACCTCGGTCCGCCCCCCGGCCAGACTGACAAAATCGATATCTGTCAAATCAACGGCGGTGGCGAAAGGCATCAAAAGCAGGCCCGCTAAGAATACTAGGCGCTGGCTCAGGGTTGGTAGTTGTACTCTTTTCATCATTAATCTCACTTAAACCTTTGCCTTATTGCCCGGAGGCGTCAATGGACTGGGGGCGTTCTAACCAGCCGCCACGGCCATTGGAAACTATTTCAACCACGCGCAAGCCGTTCTGCGTAATGGCGCTGATACGTCCATGATTCTGCCCAAGGTAGTCACCAACACTGACCTGATGCACTTCTCGATTTGGGTCACGAATCAAAGCTCGCACCGGCTGACCTTCTCTATGCAAAAACCCTACCATTGTCAAAGTTTCGAGCCGAAACGCTTCTAGGGCCTGCCTCGGACGATCCATGTCGGGCTGAATGCCGGTATTCTGCATTTGCACCGCCAATTCTTCGGCGCGTACACGAGGCTGAAACGGCGAGCGACGATCGGTCGCAGAATAGAAGAACAATTCTTGCGCATCGTACGTCGGCACATCCGGAATCGTGCCCGATGGGCGGCTGTCGAGCTCTGCCATGCGCACCCGTATGTCATCGAAGTTCCGACCGGTATCGCAGCCCACCAATACCAACACCATTGAAGCGGCGGTCACGTTGAGCGCCCAACGAATACTGTTACTGCTCATTAGTTTCTACCCCCTGCCGCATCACGGTACTGATAGGTTTTCACATCAATACTCAGGCGCAAGCGAGTTTCGGTCGAGGACTCTGCACCCGTGGGCTGCAACGAATAATTATGTAAGGTAACAATGCGGGGTAACGCTGATATGCCGGACACGAAAGTACCTATTTCATGATAACCGCCCGTTGCCTCCAAGCGTAGCGGCTGCTCGGTGAACAGCTCGCGATTGGTCGGCGTTCCAATACTCAGCTGTCCGACCTGCAAACCGCTGGATTCCGCGGTGCGGTTAATATCGACCAGTAGGTCGGGAATTTCCGTATCGTTCGGTAATTGGCGCAGCACCGATTCAAAGGTCTGGCGCATTTCCGTCAGCTGAATCTGATAAGCTTCTAAGTTAGCAACCTGGAAAGCCTTGCTTTCATAGTCACGCATCAAGCGAGTTTCTTCCGCCTGAATGCGCTGCAAGCCCTCTTGAGCTGGCTTGATTAGAGCAAAATAGCCACCCGTCAAAATACCGCCAATGATGATCAGGCAAAACAACACCTTAACCGGCACAGGCCAGACGCCCATACGATCCCATTCGATATTGTTAAAGTCGAAGTCCTGCAGCTGTTTAAATGCATTAGGTTTACTCATGATCCAGCCCCCGCAGACGGCGTGGTCTGAGTCACGCGCAACTGAAAACGATGACGTGTAGCGCCACCAGAGGGCTCGCTGACCACCGATCCCAGAATCGGGTTCGTGAACCAGTCAGAAGTCTCGAAATTACGCATTAATTGCGAGATTGCACCCGTAGCTTCAGCCACGCCCGTTATTTGAATCTGCCCACCTGTATTGGTCACGGCGGTGTAATGCACCGTCTCGGGCGTGACCCGAGCCATTTCATCAAACACATGAACGATAATGGGTCGGTCACCCTGCAATTGCTGAATGACCTGCATACGCTCCAATAGCGCCGTACGCTCAGAACGCAGCGTGTTGATTTCACGGATTTTTTCGTCCATAACGCGAAGTTCGGCACGAATGAAGTCGTTGCGTGCACGCTGATTCGCTGTTTCCGCTCGAAAGTACTGATCCATCGCAAAGATGATGACGCCCGACAGCACTGCCACACCCAACATAACACGAATAAACTCCGCCTTACGCTGATTGCGGGCTTGCTCGCGCCACGGCAGCAGGTTAACAGTAATCATGCAAAACTCCTCAAGGCCAAACCACAGGCAACCAGTAAGGATGGCGCATCATTGCTGAGATTCACAGCATTCACTTTACTGGCCAGACTCATATTGGCAAAGGGATTAGCTACCAGCGTTGGCGTGCCCAACTTGTCTTGGATGGCTTTCGCCAAACCCGGCACCGCCGACGACCCACCTGCCAGCATGATATAATCCACATCATTATACTCGGTGCCCGCGAAGAAGAACTGCAGGGAGCGTGAAACCTGCTGAACGGTGGCATCGCGAAACGGTTCCAGCACTTCCCGCTGGTAGTCGTCAGGCAAGCCGCCCTGTTTTTTCGCCAATCCCGCTTCTTGGACGGTAACACCATAACGCCGGGTGATTTCGTCGGTCAGCTGCTTGCCACCGAACACCTGCTCGCGGGTGTATATGATGCTCTCACCACTGACCACGGTTAGTGTGGTCATGGTATGGCCGATATCCATGATTGCCACGGTGAGCTCTCCGGAAGCAGAATCCGTGCTGAGCTGACTCCGCAGCAATTCGAACGAGCGCAGCATGGCATAGATTTCAACGTCAATGACTTCCGCTGTCAGGCCGGCCGCTTCCAGCGACAACTGACGATCCTCGACAATCTCTTTTTTACTTGCCGCGAGCTGCACTTCAACCTGAGTATCGTGCTTCGGCGAGGGGCCAATGATATCGAAATCAAGCGCAACCTCGTCCATCGGGAAAGGAATGTACTGATCCGCTTCAGCGCGAATCTGCTCCTCCATATCATCTTCCGTCAGGCCTGAGTTCATTTCGATGACCTTGGTGATCACCGATGAACCCGATACCGCACAGGCGGCGCCCTTCACTCGAGTGCGTAATTTCTGTAAAGCACGCTGGACGGTGTTGCCCACTGCTTCTACGTCATTAATATGCTTTTCCACTACGGCGTTTTCCGGCAGCGGTTCGACGGCGTAGCCTTCGACCCTGAACTGTTTTCCGGAACGACTCAACTCAAGAATCTTGACAGACGTCGAGCTGATGTCGACACCGAGCATGGTTTTCGATTTTTTTTTGGTAAGGCCGACCACTATTGTGTGTCCTTTATCCTGAAACTTATTATAGGTATGCTGCTAATTAATCATATTTCAGCATCAATTAGAAATCACTCGTTAACAGATGACAACTGTCTATTGCCGAAAGAGGCGATATAATGCGGGGTTTTGAGAAACTGTTAGCAAATTGCGGGCATCCTACGACATGAAGTGGCTGAAAAACACGTGGCACACACTCCTTTGGCTGGGCTTAACAGCCGTTTTCGGCTTTATTATGGTCTGTGCGGCAATTTACATTTATCTTGCACCTCCCATTCCACCGGTTGAAGTCCTCAAAGACGTCAAACTGCAAACACCACTAAGAATTTACAGTGCCGACAATCAACTGCTGGCTGAAATTGGCGAACAGCGCCGCACGCCCATCCAGTTTGATGAGATTCCAGAGCTCTACGTGAAAGCCTTGCTGGCCATAGAAGATCACCGATTTGAAACACACCCCGGGGTTGATCCACTGCGGTTCGGCAGTGCGGTACTCGATTTCGTGACTACCGGTGACTTAGGGGCCGGCGGCAGTACATTGACGCAGCAGGTAGCGCGCAGTTTCTTCCTGAATCGCGACAAAACCTTCACCCGTAAGTTCACCGAAATCATTCTCGCCTTTCGCATGGAGCAAGTGCTCACCAAGGCAGAAATTTTCGAGCTGTATTCTAATCAGATGTATCTGGGCCATCGTGCTTACGGCGCACAGGCTGCCGCGCAGGTCTACTACGGTCGAGACCTGAGCGAATTGACCCTGCCGCAGCTGGCCACCATCGCAGGTCTGCATCAGTTACCATCGGCGGCCAATCCCCTGTCCTTTCCGCAGCGCTCCTTGGCGCGGCGCAATGTGGTGTTGAGCCGCATGCATAGCCTGGGTTTCATTACCCGCGAGGCTTATGAAGACGCTCGCTCGGCGCCCATCACAGCACAACGCAGCACCAATCGCATGGCGATCAGCGCGCCCTACGTTGCCGAAATGGCGCGCCAGGAAATGGTTGCGTTATTCGGCGACGACGTGATCAATGAAGGCTATAAAGTGTACACCACGGTGCGCGCTGATTATCAGCAATGGGCCCACGATGCGGTCGTCGATGGTCTGCTCGATTACTCACAACGTCATGGCTATATTGGGCCGGAAGGCCAGCACGAACTGCCCGAAGATCACGCTCTCGTAGATACGGATCTCTATCAATCCATCGTGAACCGGTATGGTTTCTTCGGCGGCCTAGAGCCCGCATTGATCATTGATGTACATGACGACGGCGCGTTAGCTTGGGGCCGCTACAATGGCTACATTGAAATCCCACTGGAGCGCTTGGCGTGGGCTCGTGAACGCCGCACGATTGATACGTTCGGGCCACGCATCGAGCACCCAAGTGACGTCGTTGCGGTCGGTGACGTGGTGCGCCTCAAACGCGAAGGCGAGTCTGACTGGCGATTTACGCAGATTCCCCGCGCGCAAAGCGCTTTTGTGGTGCTCGATCCCAATGATGGCGCCATCGTGTCACTGGTCGGTGGTTTCGACTACTTCCTGAGCAGCTACAATCGTGTCACTCAAGCGGCTCGGCAGCCGGGATCGAACTTCAAACCCTTTGTCTACGCTGCCGCTTTGGATCGCGGCTACTCTGCGTCGACACTGATCAATGACGCCCCCTTTGTGGTGGAAGACTCCACACTGGAAGGTCTCTGGCGTCCGCGTAACTCGGGTGACCGCTACCTTGGCTACATTCCCATGCGCGAAGGCCTCTATCGCTCCATCAACGTCGCCAGCGTGCGTTTGCTGAACGACATTGGCGTCGGTTATGCCGCCAATTATGTGTCTCGCTTTGGCCTGAACCCAAGCAGCATTCAACGCAACCTTGGTATGGTGCTCGGCAACTCCACGCACACCCCCCTGGAAATTGCGCGAGGCTACAGCGTCTTTGCCAATGGCGGTTACCTGGTTAATCCTTACTTGATTGACCGCGTAGAGGACGCCAACGGCAACATCGTGTACGAATCACCCCGCGTGCGCGTATGCGCCGAATGCGAGCCCGGCACCCCAGGCGTGGCGGAGCGCGTGATCTCGCCGCAAACGCATTTCATCATGACACACATGATGCGCGACACCATTCAACGGGGAACGGCTACCGCCGCGCGCTCGTTGAACCGTTCAGACATTGGTGGCAAAACAGGCACCACTAACAACGCGGTAGACGCGTGGTTCTCTGGCTTTAGCCCGCACTTAACCGGTGTGAGCTGGATGGGCTTCGACAACTCGACAACGCTGGGCTTCAATGAATTTGGTGGTCGTGCCGCCTTGCCGGTTTGGATGAACTTTATGAGCAAGGCACTGGCCGACAAACCCGTAGCCGTCTGGCCGCAACCGCAAGGCATTGTCCAAGCCCGCATCGACCCCACCACGGGCCGCCTAGCCCCGCCAGGGAGCAGCAACGCGGTATTCGAGATTTTTCAAGCGGATCGAGTACCCACAGAAGCCAGCCAACCGAGCTCACCAAACATGCCCGGATTGTTCGGCGGCGGTGCGCCCGCCAATGGCTCTGACAGCAACAACGATGGCCTTGATCAGTTATTCTAGAAAGAGGCAGACGTAAAAAAAGCCGCTCAATGAGCGGCCTTTTTTTTACACCCAATCCAGCTTAGATCTTATACTTTGCTGGTAGTTCCGTACGAGCCACACCCGTCGCCACGGCGGCACGAGCTACCGCACCGGCTACCGCGTTCAGCAAACGCGCATCAATCGGCTTAGGAATGATGTACTCAGGGCCGAAATCCATACTCTTCACTCCATAAGCGTCGAGAATCTCCTGCGGCACCGGCAACTTCGCCAAATCACGAATCGCATGCGCAGCGGCCAATTTCATTTCTTCGTTGATGGCGGACGCACGCACGTCCAACGCACCGCGGAAAATAAACGGGAAGCCCAATACGTTGTTCACCTGATTCGGGTAATCCGAACGGCCGGTTGCCATGATCACGTCAGGGCGGGCCGCCTTAGCCACTTCTGGTTTAATTTCCGGATCCGGGTTTGAACAAGCAAACACGATCGGCTGCGAAGCCATGCGCGCCAAGAGATCGGGCGACAGCAAATCAGGGCCAGACAGACCCAAGAAGATGTCGGCACCTTCGAGCGCGTCGGCTAACGTGCGACGATCGGTATCAACAGCAAATTCTTGCTTGTATTCATTCAAGTCAGTACGACCTGAATGGATAACACCC
It contains:
- a CDS encoding type IV pilus secretin PilQ; its protein translation is MMKRVQLPTLSQRLVFLAGLLLMPFATAVDLTDIDFVSLAGGRTEVTLTFNGPAPEASSYEIRQPARISIDMPGVVSTLPQRYYTVTSGNTRAATVLTAGDRTRLVLNLTSLVPHDIEVVNNQLVITVGRSSLSQTGAIAPRAGSVTDLDFRRNPDGEAQIRIQMSDNRADVDIRSVGDRIIVDIPDYELPLALARRIDVLDFATSVSYITARRMGNGARIEIEPNGLFEYAAFQTSNTLSINVKEVKPAVTTAPGVGDTPFSGERISFNFQDIEIRRILQLIADTAGLSLVATDTVTGNITIRLENVPWDQALDLILRSRSLDKRIQGNILLVAPAQEIADQEQQRLTNERALEDLAPLQTEFVQINYATATNVLAFITNDENLLSSRGAASIDTRTNSLLIKETAANLERIRQAIDFIDVPVRQVMLESRIVVARSSLSNEMGIRWGGGALARGGRNFGYMTGGIEGTQGLQNAGAQWADFYSGGPLPAYQDVSVPLNTGFNPVVNMPASSPNATSFTVGFAALDYVLDLELSALESRGRANIVSQPKLITADGERARVASGTEIPYLTEDGIQFRQAVLSMEATPQITPDGRIMLQLLVTQDSPGNLTPGGVSINTNTLETQVLVDNGETLVLGGVYRVEEVEEELKTPILGDLPLIGRFFRSTQKLELKNELLIFITPKLIDERVTIGSR
- a CDS encoding pilus assembly protein PilP; the protein is MSSNSIRWALNVTAASMVLVLVGCDTGRNFDDIRVRMAELDSRPSGTIPDVPTYDAQELFFYSATDRRSPFQPRVRAEELAVQMQNTGIQPDMDRPRQALEAFRLETLTMVGFLHREGQPVRALIRDPNREVHQVSVGDYLGQNHGRISAITQNGLRVVEIVSNGRGGWLERPQSIDASGQ
- a CDS encoding type 4a pilus biogenesis protein PilO: MSKPNAFKQLQDFDFNNIEWDRMGVWPVPVKVLFCLIIIGGILTGGYFALIKPAQEGLQRIQAEETRLMRDYESKAFQVANLEAYQIQLTEMRQTFESVLRQLPNDTEIPDLLVDINRTAESSGLQVGQLSIGTPTNRELFTEQPLRLEATGGYHEIGTFVSGISALPRIVTLHNYSLQPTGAESSTETRLRLSIDVKTYQYRDAAGGRN
- a CDS encoding PilN domain-containing protein; this translates as MITVNLLPWREQARNQRKAEFIRVMLGVAVLSGVIIFAMDQYFRAETANQRARNDFIRAELRVMDEKIREINTLRSERTALLERMQVIQQLQGDRPIIVHVFDEMARVTPETVHYTAVTNTGGQIQITGVAEATGAISQLMRNFETSDWFTNPILGSVVSEPSGGATRHRFQLRVTQTTPSAGAGS
- a CDS encoding pilus assembly protein PilM; protein product: MVGLTKKKSKTMLGVDISSTSVKILELSRSGKQFRVEGYAVEPLPENAVVEKHINDVEAVGNTVQRALQKLRTRVKGAACAVSGSSVITKVIEMNSGLTEDDMEEQIRAEADQYIPFPMDEVALDFDIIGPSPKHDTQVEVQLAASKKEIVEDRQLSLEAAGLTAEVIDVEIYAMLRSFELLRSQLSTDSASGELTVAIMDIGHTMTTLTVVSGESIIYTREQVFGGKQLTDEITRRYGVTVQEAGLAKKQGGLPDDYQREVLEPFRDATVQQVSRSLQFFFAGTEYNDVDYIMLAGGSSAVPGLAKAIQDKLGTPTLVANPFANMSLASKVNAVNLSNDAPSLLVACGLALRSFA
- a CDS encoding PBP1A family penicillin-binding protein; this encodes MKWLKNTWHTLLWLGLTAVFGFIMVCAAIYIYLAPPIPPVEVLKDVKLQTPLRIYSADNQLLAEIGEQRRTPIQFDEIPELYVKALLAIEDHRFETHPGVDPLRFGSAVLDFVTTGDLGAGGSTLTQQVARSFFLNRDKTFTRKFTEIILAFRMEQVLTKAEIFELYSNQMYLGHRAYGAQAAAQVYYGRDLSELTLPQLATIAGLHQLPSAANPLSFPQRSLARRNVVLSRMHSLGFITREAYEDARSAPITAQRSTNRMAISAPYVAEMARQEMVALFGDDVINEGYKVYTTVRADYQQWAHDAVVDGLLDYSQRHGYIGPEGQHELPEDHALVDTDLYQSIVNRYGFFGGLEPALIIDVHDDGALAWGRYNGYIEIPLERLAWARERRTIDTFGPRIEHPSDVVAVGDVVRLKREGESDWRFTQIPRAQSAFVVLDPNDGAIVSLVGGFDYFLSSYNRVTQAARQPGSNFKPFVYAAALDRGYSASTLINDAPFVVEDSTLEGLWRPRNSGDRYLGYIPMREGLYRSINVASVRLLNDIGVGYAANYVSRFGLNPSSIQRNLGMVLGNSTHTPLEIARGYSVFANGGYLVNPYLIDRVEDANGNIVYESPRVRVCAECEPGTPGVAERVISPQTHFIMTHMMRDTIQRGTATAARSLNRSDIGGKTGTTNNAVDAWFSGFSPHLTGVSWMGFDNSTTLGFNEFGGRAALPVWMNFMSKALADKPVAVWPQPQGIVQARIDPTTGRLAPPGSSNAVFEIFQADRVPTEASQPSSPNMPGLFGGGAPANGSDSNNDGLDQLF